From one Cynocephalus volans isolate mCynVol1 chromosome X, mCynVol1.pri, whole genome shotgun sequence genomic stretch:
- the GABRQ gene encoding gamma-aminobutyric acid receptor subunit theta, protein MGIRGMLRAAVLLLLIRTWLAESNDPSPIPKFHFEFSSDVPDVVLNLFNCKNCANEVVVQKILDRVLSRYDVRLRPNFGGAPVPVRVSIYVSSIEQISEISMDYTITMFFHQTWKDSRLSYFETNLNLTLDYRMHEKLWVPDCYFLNSKDAFVHDVTVENRVFQLHPDGTVRYGIRLTTTAACSLDLHKFPLDKQSCKLEVESYGYTVEDIMLFWEDDGNAIRMTEELHIPQFSFLGRTITSKEVYFYTGSYMRLILKFQVQREVNSYLVQVYWPTVLTTILSWISFWMNYNSSAARVTIGLTSILVLTTIDSHLRDTLPNVSCIKAIDIYILVCLFFVFLSLLEYVYINYLFFSQGPRRHHRRHRRPRRVIARYRYQEVVVGNVQDGLINVEDKVSSLPTNPVQARLASPESLGSLMSISEQARLATSESLSSLSSLSGQPPLASGESLSDLPSTSEQAQHGGGIHFNGFQTDDSIIPTEIRNRAEAHSRAETRDLEDSEECSSLDGSHSCGPSGRLVLHHGQRCVQEGSNLDVIRSDNINVKGDADSIWSLHDDEFMAYDQEKDSSSESEDSSPPSPGCSFNERFSFDLFNPEYVPRIDRWSRFLFPLSFGLFNIVYWAYHIY, encoded by the exons ATGGGCATCCGTGGCATGCTGCGAGCCGCCGTGCTCCTACTGCTCATCAGGACCTGGCTCGCGGAGAGCAACGACCCCAGTCCCATCCCGAAATTCCACTTCGAGTTCTCCTCCGATGTGCCCGACGTCGTCCTGAACCTCTTCAATTG CAAAAATTGTGCAAATGAAGTTGTGGTTCAAAAGATTTTGGACAGGGTGCTGTCAAGATATGATGTCCGTCTGAGACCAAATTTTGGAG GTGCCCCTGTGCCCGTGAGAGTGTCTATCTATGTCTCCAGCATTGAACAGATTTCAGAAATAAGTATG GACTACACAATCACGATGTTTTTTCATCAGACCTGGAAAGATTCACGCTTATCATACTTTGAGACcaacctgaacctgaccctggACTATCGGATGCATGAGAAATTGTGGGTCCCCGACTGTTACTTCCTGAACAGCAAGGATGCTTTTGTGCATGATGTGACAGTGGAAAATCGCGTGTTTCAGCTTCACCCAGATGGAACGGTGCGGTATGGCATCCG ACTCACCACCACAGCAGCCTGTTCCCTGGACCTGCATAAATTCCCTTTGGATAAGCAGTCCTGCAAGTTGGAGGTGGAGAGCT aTGGCTACACGGTGGAAGATATCATGTTATTCTGGGAAGACGATGGGAACGCCATCCGTATGACTGAGGAACTGCACATCCCTCAGTTTTCCTTCCTGGGGAGGACAATTACTAGCAAGGAAGTGTATTTCTACACAG GTTCCTACATGCGCCTGATACTGAAGTTCCAGGTCCAGAGAGAAGTCAACAGCTACCTTGTGCAGGTCTACTGGCCTACTGTCCTCACCACTATTCTCTCCTGGATTTCATTTTGGATGAACTACAATTCTTCTGCAGCCAGAGTGACAATTG GTCTGACTTCAATACTCGTCCTGACCACCATCGACTCACATCTGCGGGACACACTCCCCAACGTTTCCTGTATCAAGGCCATTGACATCTATATCCTTGTATGCTTGTTCTTTGTGTTCCTGTCCTTGCTGGAGTATGTCTACATCAACTATCTTTTCTTCAGCCAAGGTCCTCGGCGCCATCATAGGCGACACAGGAGACCCCGAAGAGTCATTGCCCGCTACCGCTaccaggaggtggtggtgggaaaTGTGCAG GATGGCCTGATTAACGTGGAAGACAAAGTCAGCTCTCTTCCCACCAACCCAGTGCAGGCCCGCCTAGCAAGCCCTGAAAGCCTCGGTTCTTTGATGTCCATCTCAGAGCAGGCCCGGCTGGCCACCTCGGAAAGCCTCAGctcactctcttctctctcaggCCAGCCCCCGCTGGCCAGTGGAGAAAGCCTGAGTGATCTCCCCTCCACCTCAGAGCAGGCCCAGCACGGCGGTGGCATTCACTTTAATGGTTTCCAGACTGATGACAGTATTATTCCTACTGAAATCCGCAACCGTGCCGAGGCCCATAGCCGTGCTGAGACCCGTGACCTTGAAGACTCCGAAGAGTGCTCAAGCTTGGATGGGAGCCATAGCTGTGGCCCCAGTGGGAGGCTGGTTCTTCACCATGGCCAGAGGTGTGTGCAGGAAGGAAGCAACCTTGATGTGATCCGTAGTGATAACATCAATGTCAAGGGCGATGCTGACAGTATCTGGAGCCTTCATGATGATGAGTTCATGGCCTATGACCAAGAGAAGGACAGTAGCTCAGAGTCTGAGGACAGTAGCCCCCCGAGCCCCGGGTGCTCCTTCAATGAACGGTTCTCCTTTGATCTCTTTAATCCTGAATATGTCCCTAGGATTGACAGGTGGTCCCggttcctctttcctctttcctttgggTTGTTCAACATTGTTTACTGGGCGTACCATATCTATTAG